A stretch of Methanosphaerula palustris E1-9c DNA encodes these proteins:
- a CDS encoding RNase J family beta-CASP ribonuclease, whose amino-acid sequence MEIEVIGVGGYDEVGRNMTAVRCGKEIVVFDMGLRLDQVMIHEDAEVENMHSLDLIQMKAIPDDTMMNTVEGTVKAIVCTHGHLDHIGAIPKLAHRYNAPIISTPYTTELIRQQIAGEQKFGVNNKLFALKAGQKYTISQHLTLEFVRTQHSIIDTVTAVLHTPHGAVVYACDFKLDRTPVIGEPPDFARLRQIGKEGVLALIVEAVNIHSKGRCPSEQIARDLVRDTISSFEDEKGGIIVSTFSSHIARIKTITECAHEIGRTPVLLGRSMEKYSSAAEQMKLVSFPPNTSMFGNRRTVDRTLRRIMKTGPEKFIPIVTGAQGEPGATLSRIGAGETPYQIQKGDKILFSAKVIPNPLNYGQRYLLETRLRMAGARIHDELHVSGHAYIEDHYEFVNLLNPQHIIPAHGGLGMTGAYADFAGGLGYTLQNDLHLFKNGQRVKLN is encoded by the coding sequence ATGGAAATTGAAGTGATAGGCGTCGGCGGTTACGACGAAGTTGGTCGTAATATGACCGCCGTCCGATGCGGCAAAGAGATTGTCGTCTTCGACATGGGGCTGCGCCTGGATCAGGTGATGATCCACGAGGATGCAGAGGTCGAGAATATGCACTCTCTGGATCTGATCCAGATGAAGGCCATCCCTGATGATACGATGATGAACACAGTCGAGGGGACGGTGAAAGCGATCGTCTGCACTCACGGGCATCTGGACCATATCGGTGCGATCCCGAAGCTGGCGCACCGGTACAATGCCCCGATCATCAGTACCCCGTATACTACGGAACTGATACGGCAGCAGATCGCCGGCGAACAGAAGTTTGGAGTGAACAACAAACTCTTTGCACTGAAGGCCGGACAGAAGTATACGATCTCGCAGCACCTGACGCTTGAATTCGTCAGAACCCAGCACAGTATCATCGATACCGTGACGGCGGTCCTTCACACCCCCCATGGTGCGGTGGTCTATGCCTGCGACTTCAAGCTCGATCGCACCCCGGTGATCGGGGAGCCGCCTGACTTTGCTCGCCTTCGTCAGATCGGAAAGGAGGGTGTGCTCGCTCTGATCGTGGAGGCGGTGAACATCCACTCCAAGGGGCGGTGCCCGAGCGAACAGATCGCACGTGACCTTGTCCGGGATACGATCAGTAGTTTCGAGGATGAGAAGGGGGGGATCATCGTATCGACATTCTCCTCGCATATCGCCCGTATCAAGACGATCACCGAGTGCGCCCATGAGATCGGCAGAACGCCAGTCCTGCTTGGCCGCTCGATGGAGAAGTATAGTTCTGCTGCCGAACAGATGAAATTGGTCTCGTTTCCTCCAAATACCTCGATGTTTGGGAACCGACGGACCGTCGACCGGACGTTGCGTCGGATCATGAAGACCGGGCCGGAAAAATTCATCCCGATTGTCACCGGTGCCCAGGGCGAGCCGGGGGCGACCCTCTCCAGGATCGGAGCTGGGGAGACTCCCTATCAAATCCAGAAGGGGGATAAGATCCTCTTCTCGGCCAAGGTGATCCCTAATCCACTTAACTACGGGCAGCGGTACCTGCTTGAGACCCGGCTGAGGATGGCTGGGGCTCGTATTCATGATGAACTGCATGTCAGCGGGCATGCCTACATCGAGGACCACTACGAGTTTGTCAACCTGCTCAACCCGCAGCATATCATCCCGGCTCATGGAGGTCTTGGGATGACAGGAGCCTACGCAGACTTTGCAGGCGGGCTTGGATACACCCTCCAGAACGATCTGCACCTCTTCAAGAACGGGCAGCGGGTGAAACTGAACTAA
- the fni gene encoding type 2 isopentenyl-diphosphate Delta-isomerase produces MTIIHQTSSRKLDHIRICSQDEVEQGDPGFQGVSLIHNALPECDMGKIDTGVRFLGHLFGSPLFIAAMTGGHPETTVINEQLARAAERFNLGMGVGSQRAALENPDLEGTFGVVREMAPSAFLCANIGVVQLRDHGIEWADRAVEMIRGDALAVHLNFLQEAIQPEGDHDARGCMAALASLCEEASYPVIVKETGSGIAGETARRIAGAGAAAIDTGGRGGTSWAAIEAIRADESSRDQDRHLVSLGEEFLSWGIPTVTSLCEVVPAGLPVIATGGVRTGIDMAKAVALGADLAGMALPLLNPALKGEESLSNTIERLLHQLKVTMFLTGSPDIAALKRTRVIISGTNGALGVH; encoded by the coding sequence ATGACGATCATCCATCAGACCTCGTCACGAAAACTGGATCATATCAGGATCTGCAGCCAGGACGAGGTCGAACAGGGGGATCCCGGGTTTCAGGGGGTCAGTCTGATCCATAACGCCCTCCCTGAGTGTGATATGGGCAAGATCGATACTGGGGTAAGGTTCCTCGGTCATCTGTTCGGTTCTCCGCTCTTTATCGCGGCGATGACCGGCGGACATCCGGAGACGACTGTCATTAACGAGCAGCTTGCCCGGGCGGCAGAACGGTTCAACCTCGGTATGGGAGTTGGCTCGCAGCGGGCGGCACTCGAGAATCCTGACCTGGAAGGAACCTTTGGGGTGGTTAGGGAGATGGCTCCCTCAGCGTTCCTCTGCGCCAACATCGGGGTCGTACAACTCAGGGACCACGGGATCGAGTGGGCCGATCGGGCTGTGGAGATGATCAGGGGTGATGCCCTGGCCGTCCACCTGAACTTCCTGCAGGAGGCGATTCAGCCGGAAGGGGATCACGATGCCAGGGGATGTATGGCAGCCCTCGCCTCGCTCTGTGAGGAGGCGTCCTACCCGGTGATCGTCAAGGAGACCGGGTCGGGGATTGCCGGCGAAACAGCCAGGAGGATCGCCGGGGCAGGGGCAGCGGCGATCGATACCGGTGGCAGAGGAGGGACTTCCTGGGCCGCCATTGAAGCGATCCGTGCCGATGAAAGTAGCAGGGACCAGGATCGGCACCTGGTCTCCCTCGGGGAGGAGTTTCTCTCATGGGGGATCCCGACGGTGACCAGCCTCTGCGAGGTGGTGCCAGCAGGGTTGCCGGTGATCGCCACCGGTGGCGTTCGGACTGGGATCGATATGGCCAAGGCAGTGGCGCTGGGTGCTGACCTTGCAGGGATGGCACTCCCACTGCTGAACCCGGCGCTAAAAGGTGAAGAATCGCTTTCCAATACAATTGAGCGATTACTGCACCAGCTGAAGGTGACGATGTTTTTGACTGGTTCGCCGGACATTGCCGCACTGAAGCGGACTCGGGTGATCATTTCAGGCACCAATGGTGCGCTGGGTGTACACTAA
- a CDS encoding isopentenyl phosphate kinase, protein MHNQVMLKLGGSVITDKAGKDVIDRQQLATIASTLKESAFSGYIVHGAGSCGHPEAHQYHLDLGADRSNAVGIGVTHRAVTALNRAVVEALQNEGIDAIGVHLLDSCLADDGRLVSAPVELLDRLNALGITPVLHGDVVLDRRRGACIVSGDQVISALSPQLAVGRVGLATDVPGVLSSEGQVVRSITPSDIEGLSIGTSSSVDVTGGMQGKIRELLVLAGGGVESHIFAVSRLQDFLHQRDHGGTVVRMA, encoded by the coding sequence ATGCATAATCAGGTGATGCTGAAACTCGGTGGCAGTGTGATCACCGACAAGGCGGGAAAGGACGTGATAGATCGCCAGCAATTGGCGACGATAGCCTCAACTCTGAAAGAGAGCGCATTCTCCGGATATATCGTCCATGGCGCCGGTTCCTGCGGGCATCCTGAGGCCCACCAATATCACCTCGACCTTGGTGCGGACCGCTCGAACGCTGTCGGTATTGGGGTCACCCACCGGGCGGTTACCGCCCTGAATCGGGCGGTCGTCGAAGCCCTGCAGAACGAAGGGATCGATGCGATCGGCGTTCATCTCCTCGATAGTTGCCTTGCTGACGACGGCCGTCTCGTCTCTGCCCCGGTGGAACTGCTCGATCGGCTGAATGCCCTTGGGATCACACCGGTGCTGCATGGGGATGTGGTGCTGGACCGGAGGAGGGGAGCTTGTATCGTATCGGGCGATCAGGTGATCAGCGCGCTGTCACCTCAACTGGCGGTTGGCAGGGTCGGACTTGCTACGGATGTGCCTGGGGTTCTCTCCTCGGAGGGTCAGGTGGTCAGGTCGATCACGCCGTCTGATATCGAAGGACTTTCGATCGGTACCTCCTCCAGTGTCGACGTGACCGGAGGGATGCAGGGGAAGATCCGGGAACTGCTGGTTCTGGCTGGAGGAGGTGTGGAGTCGCACATATTTGCAGTCTCCCGGTTACAAGACTTTCTGCACCAGCGTGACCATGGCGGGACTGTGGTCAGGATGGCGTGA
- a CDS encoding PKD domain-containing protein, whose amino-acid sequence MLLLLVQGAAAASVLVAASDSSASARSAADYRCDGSSDQVQINQALDRLAGSGGVVNLAAGTFHCDNFIYVPGAITLTGQGEGGTTIEMINSGETDLPITVNSPEVSLSSFTLRGTGYIKITTSQVTVTDVAATNIGTNGHRYPAGGNGMFFIWADGTHNIEDVSFINCRAVDCNTHGFNLNAKGTAPKETRNIRFINCQATRCGFGAESRDTDITGFDLQEENDVYDIQLIGCIADDNWESGFHFEPGEDETPPTVKQGIVIRDCISRNNGQRNTLTYPYHTFMSGFFVSRNAVLTNCKAINNRNAGFFVQGGRNIIFNDCTDDGSSYGWKIVKWSSGVTLNDCTASDNKIWALWSAFADHITLNRFVQDNAGGLYGTQSMLGWYYGEPAYEQPVNDSYFDITAYGNHALPIINFNGTGNIYYLRWGDWPGQNGTAPPPTSPAQPNASFIASPSTGFAPLAVQFTDTTTGVPTDWYWDFGDGTTSSEQNPSHTYTQDGLWTVTLHVGNALGDASTQQTVAIGTNPHAGFTTTDRRVIDAGGTIHFTDTSTGHPNSWLWDFGDLTTSTDENPIHRFLTAGIFMVKLIATYGAGTDTEVKSSYITVYPVAQMGVDVSDGAAPMTVHFTDRSYGSPSSRLWDFGDGSTSIEQNPVHIYPYGGTYTVTLTVEGINGGPIDRATATLSVTGAPSASFTATPAGTTPPVTVTFLDRSIGQIDSRFWSFGDGTTSTEQSPVHTYSNAGTYNATLTTSNRWGSSSTTLQVNAGDPPYSPIQGVIALPGQSALPTDPNRERLYKDLNGDGAINFNDVVLYFNEMDWISDNEPVSAFDFNKNGKIDFDDIVFLFNLL is encoded by the coding sequence ATGCTTCTCCTCCTGGTGCAGGGTGCCGCAGCCGCTTCGGTGCTGGTCGCGGCATCAGATAGCAGTGCATCAGCAAGGAGTGCAGCTGATTATCGCTGTGATGGGAGTAGCGATCAGGTCCAGATCAACCAGGCCCTCGACAGACTCGCCGGCTCCGGCGGGGTCGTAAACCTCGCGGCAGGGACGTTCCACTGTGATAACTTCATCTATGTACCGGGAGCGATCACCCTGACTGGCCAGGGCGAGGGAGGGACCACCATCGAAATGATCAATTCAGGGGAGACCGATCTCCCGATCACGGTCAACTCCCCCGAGGTCAGCCTCTCCTCGTTCACCCTTCGTGGCACCGGTTACATCAAGATTACAACCAGCCAAGTAACTGTGACAGATGTAGCCGCGACCAACATCGGCACCAACGGTCACCGCTACCCTGCCGGCGGCAACGGGATGTTTTTTATCTGGGCCGATGGGACACATAACATCGAGGACGTCTCCTTCATCAACTGCAGGGCCGTGGACTGCAACACCCACGGGTTCAACCTGAATGCAAAGGGAACCGCTCCGAAGGAAACCAGGAACATTCGGTTCATCAACTGTCAGGCGACCCGCTGTGGGTTTGGGGCAGAGTCACGGGACACCGATATCACCGGCTTTGACCTGCAGGAGGAGAACGATGTCTATGATATCCAGCTGATCGGGTGTATCGCCGACGACAACTGGGAATCCGGGTTCCACTTCGAACCGGGCGAGGATGAGACACCCCCGACTGTCAAACAGGGGATCGTGATCCGCGACTGCATAAGCAGGAACAATGGGCAGCGGAACACGCTGACCTATCCGTACCACACCTTCATGTCCGGCTTCTTTGTCTCCCGGAACGCGGTGTTAACAAACTGTAAGGCGATCAACAACCGGAACGCCGGCTTCTTCGTCCAGGGCGGGAGGAACATCATCTTCAACGACTGCACCGACGATGGATCCTCCTACGGCTGGAAGATCGTCAAATGGAGCTCAGGGGTCACACTGAACGACTGCACGGCCTCGGACAACAAGATATGGGCGCTCTGGTCCGCGTTCGCCGACCACATCACCCTGAACCGGTTCGTGCAGGACAATGCAGGGGGACTCTACGGAACCCAGTCGATGCTCGGGTGGTATTATGGCGAGCCCGCCTACGAGCAGCCGGTGAACGACTCGTACTTCGACATCACCGCCTATGGCAATCATGCACTCCCGATCATAAACTTCAATGGAACCGGGAACATCTACTACCTCCGATGGGGCGACTGGCCGGGCCAGAACGGCACTGCCCCGCCGCCGACATCCCCGGCCCAACCGAACGCATCCTTCATCGCCTCACCCTCGACCGGGTTCGCCCCGCTTGCGGTCCAGTTCACCGATACCACCACCGGGGTTCCAACCGACTGGTACTGGGACTTCGGAGATGGGACCACATCCAGCGAACAGAATCCATCCCATACCTATACACAGGACGGACTCTGGACAGTCACCCTCCATGTAGGTAACGCTCTCGGAGATGCGAGTACGCAACAGACCGTGGCCATCGGGACGAATCCCCATGCAGGGTTCACGACGACGGATCGGCGGGTGATCGATGCCGGTGGTACGATCCACTTCACTGACACCTCCACTGGCCACCCAAACAGTTGGTTATGGGATTTCGGAGATCTCACCACTTCAACCGACGAGAATCCGATTCACCGGTTCCTGACCGCAGGGATCTTCATGGTAAAACTTATCGCCACCTATGGGGCTGGAACCGACACCGAGGTGAAGAGCAGTTACATCACCGTCTACCCGGTGGCGCAGATGGGCGTCGATGTGAGCGACGGGGCAGCACCAATGACGGTCCACTTCACCGACCGGTCGTACGGCTCGCCATCGTCACGCCTCTGGGACTTCGGGGACGGATCCACCTCGATCGAGCAGAATCCGGTCCATATCTATCCTTACGGTGGAACATATACGGTGACGCTGACGGTGGAGGGGATAAATGGTGGACCGATCGATCGCGCTACCGCCACCCTCTCAGTGACCGGCGCACCATCGGCCAGTTTCACGGCGACGCCGGCCGGCACTACCCCACCGGTAACAGTCACGTTCCTGGACCGGTCGATCGGACAGATCGATAGTAGATTCTGGTCGTTCGGCGACGGAACCACCTCGACCGAGCAGAGCCCGGTCCATACCTATTCAAATGCCGGAACCTACAATGCGACGCTGACGACGAGCAATCGCTGGGGGAGCAGCAGCACAACGTTGCAGGTCAATGCAGGCGACCCACCCTATTCTCCAATCCAGGGGGTTATCGCACTTCCAGGACAGAGCGCACTGCCAACGGACCCAAATCGCGAGAGGTTATATAAAGATCTGAATGGAGACGGGGCGATCAACTTCAACGACGTGGTGCTTTACTTCAACGAGATGGATTGGATCTCAGATAATGAACCTGTTTCAGCCTTTGATTTCAATAAAAACGGGAAAATCGACTTTGATGACATCGTCTTCCTCTTCAATCTACTCTGA
- a CDS encoding NHL repeat containing protein, with translation MHNRYMLEELEVMLVLLLFGCSVQVATAADTYQFVAQWGTSGSGDGQFNSPYGVALDGVGTVYVTDKNLDRVQQFNATGGFIRTWGTPGSGDGLLWNPKGIAINSAGNVYIVNNWNDRVQRFTSTGIFLARWGTGGTGDGQFKSPSGVAVDSAGNVYVADMYNYRVQKFSSAGTLLAKWGTEGGGDGQFDYPTGIAVDSENNVYVVDSYNNRVQKFTSNGTFLAKWGARGSGDGEFADFPEEIAVDSTGNVFVTDTGNNRIEKFTSNGTFLAKWGGRGSGDGLFESPTGIAVDSAGRIYIADTGNHRIQMFAYPTPTEIPTVVVPTTIPTGIPTVVEPTVTITATPSATTTVPTEIPSVIVPTVTVTPSIEIPVFRFTPPSLAIPRGSTNTTTLFLDGLNITSGYNVTLGLTLLNPAISEIVGVSLPGWTMAKNLTLPSDTVWLTTLNTAGLGEPTASGARIGTITIRGDQGGETALCVIQAYVSDEKGKPVAPQLAVCPIEVTIPYRPLPGTSSNPNDLNGDGLYEDINGDGVLDFNDVILFFNQMDWIADNEPVIGFDFNENGQIDFNDVVLLFNQL, from the coding sequence ATGCACAATCGGTACATGCTGGAAGAGCTTGAAGTGATGCTCGTCCTGTTGCTGTTCGGGTGCAGCGTTCAGGTCGCAACGGCGGCGGATACGTATCAGTTCGTGGCGCAGTGGGGGACCAGTGGCTCAGGGGACGGGCAATTCAACTCCCCGTATGGAGTCGCGCTCGACGGTGTGGGGACCGTTTATGTCACCGACAAGAACCTCGACCGAGTCCAGCAGTTCAACGCCACCGGCGGTTTTATTAGAACATGGGGAACTCCCGGATCTGGAGACGGACTGCTCTGGAACCCCAAGGGAATCGCAATCAACAGCGCGGGAAACGTCTATATTGTCAACAACTGGAACGATAGAGTTCAGCGGTTCACCTCGACCGGCATCTTCCTCGCACGGTGGGGGACCGGCGGCACCGGGGACGGGCAGTTCAAATCCCCATCTGGGGTCGCGGTCGACAGCGCAGGAAACGTCTATGTCGCCGACATGTACAACTACCGGGTTCAGAAATTCTCCTCAGCCGGCACTCTCCTCGCGAAGTGGGGAACCGAAGGAGGGGGAGACGGGCAGTTCGATTACCCGACCGGGATCGCGGTTGACAGCGAGAACAACGTCTACGTCGTTGACTCCTATAATAACCGGGTCCAGAAGTTCACCTCGAACGGTACCTTCCTTGCGAAGTGGGGAGCCAGGGGATCTGGAGACGGAGAGTTTGCGGATTTCCCAGAAGAGATCGCAGTTGACAGCACAGGTAACGTCTTTGTCACCGACACCGGAAACAACAGAATTGAGAAATTCACCTCGAACGGCACCTTCCTCGCCAAGTGGGGAGGACGCGGCTCAGGGGACGGGCTGTTCGAATCACCCACCGGGATCGCCGTCGACAGCGCGGGAAGGATCTATATCGCCGATACCGGCAACCACCGGATCCAGATGTTTGCTTATCCAACACCGACTGAAATTCCAACCGTCGTTGTGCCGACCACTATACCAACCGGGATTCCGACTGTCGTTGAGCCAACCGTCACGATCACCGCCACGCCTTCGGCAACGACCACCGTTCCAACCGAAATTCCCTCGGTGATCGTGCCGACCGTCACAGTCACCCCAAGCATCGAGATACCGGTCTTCCGATTCACCCCGCCTTCGCTCGCCATCCCACGTGGGTCAACAAACACGACCACCCTCTTCCTCGATGGTTTAAACATTACCTCGGGCTACAACGTGACGCTCGGTCTCACCCTCCTCAATCCGGCAATCAGCGAGATAGTCGGTGTATCCCTCCCTGGGTGGACGATGGCGAAGAATCTGACCCTCCCCTCTGATACGGTATGGTTGACCACACTCAATACAGCGGGCCTGGGCGAACCCACTGCTTCAGGCGCCAGGATCGGAACGATCACTATCAGGGGTGACCAGGGTGGAGAGACCGCGCTCTGCGTCATTCAGGCGTATGTCAGCGATGAAAAAGGAAAACCTGTCGCACCCCAACTGGCAGTCTGCCCGATCGAGGTAACGATCCCCTATCGTCCGCTCCCTGGCACTTCGTCCAATCCAAATGATCTCAACGGGGACGGCCTCTATGAAGATATCAACGGGGACGGGGTGCTCGACTTCAATGACGTGATTCTCTTCTTCAACCAGATGGACTGGATCGCTGATAATGAGCCTGTCATCGGCTTCGACTTCAATGAAAACGGGCAGATCGACTTTAATGACGTGGTGCTTCTCTTCAACCAACTCTGA
- a CDS encoding glutamate--tRNA ligase, translating to MTEDLLQVLRAYALQNAVRHGDAPKAGAIVGAVMGKHPEFRSRAKEVSALVRQVIEEVAALSPEDRLRMLEAIAPELLVVPEKQATRKGELPPLKNAERGVVMRFAPNPSGPLHLGHARAAMLNDAYLKRYGGRYILRIEDTDPKRVDPDAYRMVQEDIAWMNLGITEIVYQSDRFDLYYQYAVKLIELGGAYVCTCDNDRFRELRRAKKPCPCRGHTVEENLNLWEQMLDGTFAEGEVSLRVRADLEHPDPAMRDYPIFRVLTSTLHPRIEATVYPLMNFTVAVDDHLLGVTHVIRGKDHIANTGRQRYIFDYFGWTVPEYIHYGRMGIEGVVLSTSEMHVGIDAGTYSGWDDIRLGTLRALARRGITAEAVRNAMVAIGTGDTDISFSWENLYAENKAVIDHDADRYFFVPGPVTLPISGAPATVAEAALYPNDSARGTRSLAFNGTVILPAAEIRPEVTMLRLKDLFNVSISFEDGVPHLAYAGDSLAEARAAKAPIVQWLPNEAKVPCLLHQQQGDQSGFCEPGVRQKQGTVVQFERIGFVRIDAVTSAGVTAYFAHR from the coding sequence ATGACTGAGGATCTGCTGCAGGTGCTGCGAGCGTATGCCCTGCAGAACGCAGTCAGGCATGGCGATGCCCCCAAGGCCGGGGCGATCGTCGGTGCGGTGATGGGCAAGCACCCCGAGTTCCGCTCAAGGGCGAAGGAGGTATCGGCCCTGGTCAGGCAGGTGATCGAGGAGGTGGCCGCCCTTTCTCCGGAGGACCGGCTCAGGATGCTCGAAGCGATCGCCCCGGAACTGCTGGTCGTCCCTGAGAAGCAGGCGACCAGGAAAGGGGAACTTCCGCCTCTCAAAAATGCAGAGCGCGGGGTCGTGATGCGGTTTGCACCGAACCCGAGCGGACCTCTCCACCTTGGGCATGCACGGGCGGCGATGCTGAACGATGCCTACCTGAAGCGGTACGGCGGCCGGTATATCCTCAGGATCGAGGATACCGATCCGAAGAGGGTCGACCCCGATGCCTACAGGATGGTGCAGGAGGATATCGCCTGGATGAACCTCGGCATCACTGAGATCGTCTATCAGAGCGACCGGTTCGATCTTTATTATCAGTACGCCGTGAAGTTGATCGAACTCGGCGGCGCCTATGTCTGCACCTGCGATAACGATCGGTTCCGTGAGTTACGACGGGCGAAGAAGCCCTGTCCGTGCCGGGGTCATACTGTCGAGGAGAACCTGAACCTCTGGGAGCAGATGCTCGACGGTACCTTTGCCGAGGGCGAGGTGAGTCTCCGGGTGAGAGCTGATCTGGAACACCCCGACCCGGCGATGCGCGACTACCCGATCTTCCGGGTGCTCACCTCGACCCTCCACCCGCGGATTGAGGCGACAGTTTATCCGCTGATGAACTTCACGGTAGCGGTCGACGACCACCTGCTCGGGGTTACGCATGTGATCCGGGGCAAGGACCATATCGCGAACACCGGGCGTCAACGCTATATCTTCGACTACTTCGGCTGGACGGTGCCGGAGTACATCCACTACGGAAGGATGGGAATCGAGGGGGTCGTCCTCTCCACCTCGGAGATGCATGTCGGGATCGACGCCGGCACCTACTCGGGCTGGGATGATATCCGACTCGGTACCCTCCGTGCCCTGGCTAGGCGAGGGATCACCGCCGAAGCGGTCAGGAACGCAATGGTGGCTATTGGAACCGGGGACACCGATATCTCGTTCTCATGGGAGAATCTGTACGCCGAGAACAAGGCCGTGATCGATCACGATGCCGACCGGTACTTCTTTGTCCCAGGTCCGGTGACACTACCGATATCAGGGGCGCCTGCGACCGTCGCCGAGGCAGCGCTGTACCCGAACGACTCTGCCCGCGGTACCCGTTCCCTTGCCTTCAATGGTACGGTCATCCTGCCGGCGGCTGAGATCCGGCCGGAGGTCACGATGCTCCGGCTCAAGGACCTCTTCAATGTCTCGATTTCATTCGAGGACGGAGTCCCGCACCTCGCCTACGCCGGTGATAGTCTGGCCGAAGCCCGGGCGGCAAAAGCTCCGATTGTTCAGTGGCTGCCAAACGAGGCGAAGGTTCCCTGCCTGCTCCACCAACAGCAGGGGGATCAATCTGGGTTCTGCGAACCTGGGGTTCGGCAGAAACAGGGGACTGTTGTCCAGTTCGAGCGGATCGGTTTCGTCAGGATCGACGCGGTCACGTCCGCTGGGGTCACGGCCTACTTTGCGCACAGGTAG
- a CDS encoding polyprenyl synthetase family protein yields the protein MELIEYLEKVGNQVDRLIDRYFGDPVGELNKASAHLLTAGGKRLRPAVMMLAADAVRKGSSDDLMPAAIALELTHSFTLIHDDIMDGDEVRRGVPTVNKKWDEPTAILAGDVLYARAFAFICQALAMDAAKLRAVSMLAVTCEEICAGQHLDMAFEDRDDVSEEEYLEMVGKKTGALYAASTAMGGVLAGGSQPQVDALYRYGMNIGVAFQIQDDLIDLLASPERSGKDRASDIREGKQTLINIKAREHGFDLAPYRRRLDDAEIDDLIQQLTDNGVIGEVKATAEGLVTSAGKILAILKPSDEKDLLISIGTFFVERGY from the coding sequence ATGGAGTTAATCGAGTATCTTGAAAAGGTCGGAAATCAGGTCGATCGGCTGATCGACCGGTACTTTGGGGACCCAGTCGGAGAACTAAACAAGGCGAGTGCGCACCTGCTGACTGCAGGTGGCAAACGGCTCCGTCCTGCGGTGATGATGCTGGCCGCCGACGCTGTCCGGAAGGGATCGTCCGACGATCTGATGCCAGCCGCCATCGCGCTTGAACTGACTCATTCATTCACGCTGATCCATGATGATATCATGGACGGGGATGAAGTCCGCCGGGGTGTCCCGACGGTCAACAAGAAGTGGGACGAACCGACCGCGATCCTGGCGGGAGATGTCCTCTATGCCCGTGCATTTGCATTCATCTGCCAGGCACTGGCCATGGATGCGGCTAAGCTCCGGGCTGTCTCGATGCTCGCGGTCACCTGTGAGGAGATCTGTGCAGGGCAGCACCTGGATATGGCCTTTGAAGACCGGGATGACGTAAGCGAGGAGGAGTACCTGGAGATGGTCGGGAAGAAGACCGGTGCTCTGTACGCTGCTTCAACCGCAATGGGTGGGGTGCTGGCCGGTGGGTCGCAACCGCAGGTCGATGCGCTCTATCGCTATGGAATGAACATCGGGGTGGCCTTCCAGATCCAGGACGACCTGATCGATCTGCTCGCATCGCCGGAGAGGAGTGGTAAGGATCGGGCCTCCGATATCAGGGAGGGGAAACAGACTCTGATCAACATCAAGGCACGGGAGCACGGTTTCGACTTGGCACCGTACCGTCGCCGGCTGGATGATGCCGAGATCGATGACCTGATCCAGCAGCTCACTGACAACGGCGTGATCGGTGAGGTGAAGGCCACTGCAGAGGGTCTGGTCACCTCGGCAGGAAAGATCCTGGCCATCCTCAAGCCGTCGGATGAGAAGGATCTGCTGATCAGTATCGGCACGTTCTTTGTCGAGCGGGGCTACTGA